One region of Rhodanobacteraceae bacterium genomic DNA includes:
- a CDS encoding Arc family DNA binding domain-containing protein, with the protein MAERKAYPLRINAEILEAAQRWADDELRSLNAQIEYVLRDALRRSGRLKSPAVDPDTEPS; encoded by the coding sequence ATGGCCGAACGCAAAGCCTACCCGCTGCGCATCAATGCCGAGATCCTCGAGGCGGCGCAGCGCTGGGCGGATGACGAGCTGCGCAGCCTGAATGCTCAGATCGAGTATGTGCTGCGAGATGCGCTGCGTCGCAGCGGGCGACTGAAGTCGCCCGCTGTCGACCCTGACACCGAACCAAGCTGA